The DNA window TCTCGAAGTTATATGGGATAACAATAATTGCCCTTATGTTGCCTTTTTCAAGGTCAGCTTTGGGGTTTTGTAAACTTTCTGCAATAGATATCCCTGTTGACTTAAGAAAATTTATAAATTGTACATTATTGCCTTCATCTTGCACCGCTACTTTGATCTCCTCTGTTTTTTGCTCTGATATGCTTTGAACGCCACCCATTATAAAATACATCATAACAGGTATAAGCAATGCCGGCAATAAAAGGGTAACAATCCAGGTTCTTTTATCTCTTAAAATGTCCTTCATTTCTTTTTTTAAAACTATGTATACGTGCTTAACTTTCATGTTTTTCACCTACCAATTCCATAAATAATTCCTCAAGGTTGTCCGTGTGATACTTTTCTTTAAGAAATTCAATTGTACCTTCGGCTACAAGTCTACCTTTATGGATAATCCCTATTTTATCACAGAGTTTTTCCACTTCTGCCATACTATGGCTGGAAAAAATAATCGCTTTTCCTTCTTCTCGGCAAAATTTTATAAAGTCATGTACCTCCCTTACTGAACTCACGTCCAGTCCTGAGGTAGGTTCATCAAAAAGCATTATCTTGGGGTTATGAATTATTGATCTTACAATCGCTACTTTTTGTTTCATTCCCTTGGAAAGTTTACCTGCCGGTCTATCGATAAATTCTCTCATGCCGAATTTATCTGCCAGTAAATCTATTCTTGCTTTTATTTCCTCTTTCGTCATGTCCTGAAGCTCTGCAAAATACATTATGTTTTCTCTTGCCGTAAGCCTATCATAGAGTCCACTTTCACCGCCAAACAGTATCCCTATTTTTTTTCTGACCAATTCCGGCTCTTTTATGAGGTCTTTGCCATTTATTTTTGCTGTTCCACTTGTCGGTTTAAGCATGGTGGCAAGCATCCTCAAAGTAGTAGTTTTTCCTGCCCCATTTTCTCCCAGTAGTCCATACACTTCTCCTTCTTTAACCTGAAAACTTAAATTGTCAACTGCTCTTATGTTTTTAAATATTTTTGATAATCCGTAAACTTCGA is part of the Carboxydothermus pertinax genome and encodes:
- a CDS encoding ABC transporter ATP-binding protein; this encodes MVEVYGLSKIFKNIRAVDNLSFQVKEGEVYGLLGENGAGKTTTLRMLATMLKPTSGTAKINGKDLIKEPELVRKKIGILFGGESGLYDRLTARENIMYFAELQDMTKEEIKARIDLLADKFGMREFIDRPAGKLSKGMKQKVAIVRSIIHNPKIMLFDEPTSGLDVSSVREVHDFIKFCREEGKAIIFSSHSMAEVEKLCDKIGIIHKGRLVAEGTIEFLKEKYHTDNLEELFMELVGEKHES